The following are encoded together in the Kribbella sp. CA-293567 genome:
- a CDS encoding TetR/AcrR family transcriptional regulator produces MSQRSSEADTASSPTGSSRPTPANAIGEERILDAAYELLLAIGMRRMTMADIARHAEVSRATLYRRWPNVQAVVAALMTREWTTALVSAFQPDAVDGRARLVEGVVEVVAKTRTHPLMRKIIELDPEFLTPYLLERRGSSTVAHLALVKAGIESGQADGSIRAGDPEWISRQIILVSLASAVSGPVLAEPKEYPELDEELRVMLVRYLTP; encoded by the coding sequence ATGTCTCAGCGTAGCAGCGAAGCCGATACCGCCTCCAGCCCGACCGGATCGTCGCGCCCGACCCCGGCGAACGCGATCGGCGAGGAGCGGATCCTCGACGCGGCGTACGAGTTGCTGCTGGCGATCGGTATGCGCCGGATGACGATGGCCGACATCGCCCGCCATGCGGAGGTCTCCCGGGCCACCCTCTACCGGCGCTGGCCGAACGTGCAGGCGGTGGTCGCCGCGCTGATGACGCGGGAGTGGACCACGGCGCTGGTCTCCGCCTTCCAGCCCGACGCCGTCGACGGTCGCGCTCGGCTGGTCGAGGGAGTGGTCGAGGTGGTGGCCAAGACCCGGACGCATCCGCTGATGCGCAAGATCATCGAGCTGGACCCCGAGTTCCTCACGCCGTACCTGCTGGAGCGGCGCGGCAGCAGCACGGTCGCGCATCTCGCCCTGGTGAAGGCCGGGATCGAGTCCGGGCAGGCGGACGGTTCGATCCGGGCCGGCGATCCCGAGTGGATCTCCCGGCAGATCATCCTGGTCTCGCTCGCCTCCGCGGTGTCCGGACCGGTGCTGGCCGAGCCGAAGGAGTATCCGGAGCTGGACGAGGAGCTGCGGGTCATGCTGGTCAGGTACCTGACGCCATGA
- a CDS encoding outer membrane protein assembly factor BamB family protein yields the protein MTDDERSTPWRGWQRAALASLAVCGASLAFLLAFASTQWPWRMPDFAPTRLWLAVLLTIVALAAVPLLFRFSRRKGRTARMVDGGVTAAGVLGVAAVLYFAPDTNPAVGVGARVPLLLTASVLLVVAGGSSMAASALDPAPPLARGPLLARTAVPLALVLVMVLGVLPLWRAYALTTNEYVSDSRSPVAPIAWSELTGQVAWSSRSNGYNSDGFRNAVSTPYGVATTRTIGSVEMLDPATGELRWRYSRSDSDGLPDLTVTGDGRFLLVSFDDVGYLLLDADTGERKAAWPGRTQDHDVLSADPLLTGEAVGKGSDKLRGVDADGNDRWTFEPGRCTSITAVATADTALASFHRSCGKDPDELTALDLRSGRKLWSRAEKWSASPVVAGGLVVGLRTDRELVGMEARTGDVKWRWQLPAALSCETKLFEADQKVVLLNCPAGTDKTQTVVTVIDATTGVVGWQRTAPIDTSAKPAVTTDGRVVSFVDLPAGCRLNVVEETGYRAAPVPDEVRCPLGLRAVGNVVLARGKDSLIALR from the coding sequence GTGACGGATGACGAGCGGTCGACACCTTGGCGTGGCTGGCAGCGAGCGGCGCTGGCCTCCCTCGCCGTCTGTGGTGCCTCACTCGCCTTCTTGCTCGCGTTCGCGTCCACCCAGTGGCCTTGGCGGATGCCGGATTTCGCGCCGACCCGGCTCTGGCTGGCGGTGCTCCTGACAATCGTCGCGCTGGCAGCCGTTCCGTTGCTGTTCCGCTTCTCGCGCCGCAAGGGCCGTACGGCGCGGATGGTGGACGGCGGGGTGACCGCGGCCGGTGTGCTCGGCGTGGCAGCCGTCCTGTACTTCGCCCCGGACACGAACCCAGCAGTCGGTGTCGGCGCTCGAGTGCCCTTGCTGCTCACCGCTTCGGTATTGCTCGTCGTCGCGGGTGGCTCGTCGATGGCCGCGTCCGCGCTCGACCCGGCGCCGCCGCTCGCCCGCGGACCGCTGCTGGCCAGGACCGCGGTGCCACTGGCCCTCGTATTGGTGATGGTGCTCGGCGTCCTGCCGCTCTGGCGCGCGTACGCGCTCACCACCAACGAGTACGTGAGTGATTCGCGGTCACCGGTCGCACCGATCGCGTGGTCGGAGCTGACCGGCCAGGTGGCCTGGTCCAGCAGGTCGAACGGTTACAACTCCGACGGCTTCCGCAATGCCGTGAGTACGCCGTACGGGGTGGCCACCACCCGGACGATCGGCAGCGTCGAGATGCTCGATCCGGCCACCGGCGAGCTGCGCTGGCGGTACTCACGGTCGGACTCCGACGGCCTGCCCGATCTCACCGTCACCGGCGACGGCCGGTTCCTGCTCGTGTCGTTCGACGATGTCGGCTACCTCCTGCTCGATGCCGACACCGGCGAACGCAAGGCGGCCTGGCCGGGCAGGACCCAGGATCACGACGTTCTGTCCGCCGACCCACTGCTCACCGGTGAGGCCGTCGGCAAGGGCTCGGACAAGCTGCGCGGTGTCGATGCTGATGGCAACGACCGGTGGACCTTCGAACCCGGCCGGTGCACCAGCATCACCGCCGTCGCCACGGCGGACACCGCGCTGGCCTCCTTCCACCGGAGCTGCGGCAAGGACCCCGACGAGCTGACCGCGCTCGATCTCCGGAGTGGGAGGAAGCTGTGGAGCCGGGCCGAGAAGTGGTCCGCGAGCCCGGTGGTGGCCGGCGGTCTGGTGGTCGGGCTACGGACGGACCGCGAGCTGGTGGGGATGGAGGCCCGCACCGGTGACGTGAAATGGCGCTGGCAGTTGCCGGCCGCGCTGTCGTGCGAGACCAAGCTGTTCGAGGCGGACCAGAAGGTCGTGCTGCTCAACTGCCCGGCCGGCACGGACAAGACCCAGACGGTGGTGACGGTGATCGACGCCACCACCGGCGTGGTCGGCTGGCAGCGGACGGCGCCGATCGACACTTCCGCGAAGCCGGCGGTGACGACTGACGGCCGGGTGGTGTCGTTCGTCGACCTGCCGGCCGGGTGCAGGCTGAACGTGGTCGAGGAGACCGGCTACCGCGCCGCTCCGGTGCCGGACGAGGTCCGCTGTCCCCTGGGGCTTCGGGCCGTGGGCAACGTCGTACTGGCGCGGGGGAAGGACTCGCTCATCGCGTTGCGTTGA
- a CDS encoding protein phosphatase 2C domain-containing protein: MVSGPDFVVVLDGATAPAQLDSGCRHSVAWLVARLGAQLAVPLLGRSKATLADLLADAITAVMAEHADTCDLANPDSPSSTVAMVRVMDEQVEHLVLADSPIVLRGPDRQVTVMADNRVDLLPEYTFEAVRRSRNQPAGFWVASTDPKAAYQAVSGTTNRAAVELVALLTDGASRYSERYGHSWQDLVDLLDTAGPQALIDTVRQYDAAAATTAFRGKRHDDATAVLCRLPLPG; this comes from the coding sequence GTGGTCAGCGGCCCGGACTTCGTGGTCGTGCTCGACGGAGCGACCGCGCCGGCTCAGCTCGATTCGGGCTGCCGGCACTCCGTGGCTTGGCTGGTCGCGCGGCTGGGAGCCCAACTGGCCGTCCCGCTGCTCGGGCGATCGAAGGCCACCCTCGCGGACCTACTGGCCGACGCGATCACCGCGGTCATGGCCGAGCACGCGGACACCTGCGATCTGGCCAACCCGGACAGTCCGTCGTCCACAGTCGCGATGGTGCGAGTCATGGACGAGCAGGTCGAGCACCTGGTGCTGGCCGACTCACCGATCGTGCTGCGCGGTCCCGACCGGCAGGTGACGGTCATGGCGGACAATCGGGTGGACCTGCTGCCGGAATACACCTTCGAGGCCGTACGCCGGTCGCGCAACCAGCCAGCTGGCTTCTGGGTCGCCAGCACCGATCCGAAAGCTGCCTACCAAGCAGTCTCCGGTACGACGAACCGCGCGGCGGTCGAGCTGGTAGCGCTGCTGACCGACGGCGCCTCTCGCTACTCGGAGCGCTACGGCCACTCGTGGCAGGACCTGGTTGACCTGCTCGACACTGCCGGGCCGCAGGCGCTGATCGACACGGTCAGGCAGTACGACGCCGCTGCGGCCACGACTGCGTTTCGGGGGAAGCGGCACGACGACGCGACCGCAGTACTGTGCCGCCTACCGCTGCCAGGGTGA
- a CDS encoding DUF4328 domain-containing protein yields the protein MSQHYPGPPGYFPAPHPGVPPMVPRTYQSLRRITVVFGILMALTTIVTGVQAALMWRSYDEVKRFVFGLLSDDELDRAVQSVAGSGPLLNVVGLLFLGTTIVFLIWLWRARENTEVLTPAAGGFQGGYQGAQHGGQRGRGGPHRHEQGWVIGAWVCPIVQFWYPLQVVEDVVRASEPTEAPGPHRTAGWTQRGQVRTLLYGWWTAWTTFWVIIVGGGSVAMFSVLVWIVRVVERAEAADASGDYLDLYDLQTFMVRLALAVNIGFTVAAVALVVAGATIVLLMIRTNSWQDGRMAARFSQPPSGPPQYVPRPAFPSYTQRSPWQR from the coding sequence GTGAGCCAGCACTATCCGGGACCACCCGGCTATTTTCCAGCGCCTCATCCGGGCGTTCCGCCGATGGTTCCGCGGACCTATCAGTCGTTGCGCCGGATCACGGTGGTCTTCGGGATCCTGATGGCGCTGACCACGATCGTCACCGGCGTGCAGGCAGCGCTGATGTGGCGGTCGTACGACGAGGTCAAGCGGTTCGTCTTCGGTCTGCTCTCCGACGACGAGCTCGATCGGGCGGTCCAGTCGGTGGCCGGCAGCGGGCCGCTCCTCAACGTGGTCGGCCTGCTCTTCCTCGGGACCACGATCGTCTTCCTGATCTGGTTGTGGCGGGCCCGGGAGAACACCGAGGTGCTGACTCCGGCGGCCGGTGGCTTCCAGGGCGGGTATCAAGGTGCGCAGCACGGCGGGCAGCGTGGTCGCGGCGGTCCACATCGACACGAGCAGGGCTGGGTGATCGGTGCCTGGGTCTGCCCGATCGTCCAGTTCTGGTATCCGCTGCAGGTGGTCGAGGACGTGGTGCGCGCCAGCGAGCCGACCGAGGCTCCAGGCCCCCACCGGACCGCCGGATGGACGCAGAGGGGTCAGGTCAGGACGCTGCTCTACGGCTGGTGGACCGCCTGGACGACGTTCTGGGTGATCATCGTCGGCGGTGGCAGCGTCGCCATGTTCAGCGTCCTGGTCTGGATCGTGCGGGTGGTCGAGCGCGCGGAGGCGGCGGACGCCAGCGGTGACTACCTGGACCTCTACGACCTGCAGACCTTCATGGTGCGGCTGGCCCTCGCGGTGAACATCGGCTTCACCGTCGCTGCCGTGGCGCTGGTCGTGGCGGGTGCGACGATCGTGCTGCTGATGATCCGCACCAACTCCTGGCAGGACGGGCGGATGGCCGCGCGGTTCTCCCAACCACCGAGTGGTCCGCCGCAATACGTGCCGCGGCCGGCCTTCCCGTCGTACACGCAACGCTCACCCTGGCAGCGGTAG
- a CDS encoding VanZ family protein encodes MLETYRGIPHLLDTWIVLTGMAVPIAISSVRRRGDAVPRIASLLMPAAIALIFAATLSPTAHRIPGIGTCGTQLTTTGGLTSLQGLLNVLLFIPAAALLTLASGRPADGIAAGIGMSATVEAIQALIPSLGRSCQLHDLMTNTLGAFAGVGLAAGLLIAVRVASSPVLLRTPPEYVVEHSAMLIRRPAARHRRGELAPVLVKARPVVRTR; translated from the coding sequence GTGCTCGAGACCTATCGCGGGATTCCGCATCTGCTGGACACCTGGATCGTGCTGACCGGGATGGCGGTGCCGATCGCCATCTCGTCGGTCCGCCGGCGAGGGGACGCGGTCCCCCGGATCGCCTCCTTGCTGATGCCGGCCGCCATCGCACTGATCTTCGCGGCCACGCTCAGCCCGACGGCGCACCGAATACCCGGGATCGGCACCTGTGGCACCCAGCTGACCACCACCGGCGGTCTCACCTCGCTGCAGGGGCTGCTCAACGTCTTGTTGTTCATCCCGGCAGCGGCCCTGTTGACGCTGGCGAGCGGCCGGCCCGCGGACGGGATCGCCGCCGGGATCGGGATGTCGGCCACCGTCGAGGCGATCCAGGCGCTGATCCCGTCGCTCGGCCGCTCGTGTCAGTTGCACGACCTGATGACGAACACGCTCGGCGCCTTCGCGGGCGTCGGCCTCGCCGCGGGACTGCTGATCGCCGTGCGAGTGGCGTCCAGCCCGGTGCTGCTGCGGACCCCTCCGGAGTACGTCGTGGAGCACAGCGCGATGCTGATCAGGCGTCCGGCCGCGAGACACCGGCGGGGCGAGCTGGCGCCGGTGCTGGTCAAGGCGCGACCCGTCGTCAGGACTCGGTGA
- a CDS encoding pentapeptide repeat-containing protein: MADRVGGRAAAKTESTIRDWDDADPSGQTYTRVLFVDSDLTEVANQRGVFEECVFRGVRFNASTHTEAAFVNCTFVRCSFFDSTFTRCKLMGSMFDDCTYNLMKVVGGDWSFVGLPGADLRGVELTGTKLREADLTGLRASKAVLRDVDLSGASLQRADFTGADLRGSDLSTVDPLTVGLRDAIVDLTQAVVITTSLGLDVRP; encoded by the coding sequence ATGGCAGATCGTGTGGGTGGCAGGGCGGCAGCGAAGACCGAGTCGACGATCCGGGACTGGGACGACGCCGACCCGTCCGGGCAGACGTACACCCGGGTGCTCTTCGTCGACTCGGACCTGACCGAGGTCGCCAACCAGCGGGGCGTGTTCGAGGAGTGTGTGTTCCGCGGCGTCCGGTTCAACGCGTCGACGCACACCGAGGCGGCTTTCGTGAACTGCACCTTCGTCCGGTGCTCGTTCTTCGACAGCACCTTCACCCGGTGCAAGCTGATGGGCAGCATGTTCGACGACTGCACCTACAACCTGATGAAGGTCGTGGGCGGCGACTGGTCGTTCGTCGGACTACCGGGGGCCGACCTGCGCGGCGTCGAGCTGACCGGCACGAAACTGCGGGAGGCCGATCTCACCGGCCTGCGCGCGAGCAAGGCCGTACTACGTGACGTGGACCTGTCCGGAGCCTCGCTGCAGCGGGCCGACTTCACCGGCGCCGACCTGCGGGGATCCGACCTGTCGACCGTCGATCCACTCACCGTCGGGCTCAGGGACGCCATCGTCGACCTGACCCAGGCCGTCGTCATCACCACCTCGCTCGGGCTCGACGTCCGGCCCTGA
- a CDS encoding glycerol-3-phosphate dehydrogenase/oxidase has product MIAVGNSSLNAARRTRELDSLDTTGRVDVLVIGGGVTGAGVALDAAARGLTVALVEKHDLAFGTSRWSSKLVHGGLRYLASGQVGIAYESAVERGILMKTTAPHLVHPVPQVAPWFPQARFAQAAMLRGAFLGGDVLRTFARTSDDYLPHSRRVSSAEVLRYAPTVRPDGLRGGFLTWDGQLYDDARLVVAIARTAASYGARVITHCAAEQVTGRGAVLVDQLSGRRLDLDAGIVINATGIWADQVASGIKLRPSRGTHLVLPQSAFGGLSAVLTVPVPGELRRVVMAIPAPDGRVYVGLTDEDAPGPVSDVPHATEAEIDFLLTTISAAVRVPLTRDDLLGSYAGLRPLLDTGHHKGIGKTADISRRHAVITSPDGVVTIVGGKLTTYRRMAQDALDTALQQSSARQSLTARRPCLTHRIPLVGAADRVHLAAVRAPGRFVDRYGVEATQVIAVEPALLQPIAPGLSTTHAELRFAVRHEGAMTEDDLLDRRTRIGLSAVDRLLALPAAREAFAAV; this is encoded by the coding sequence ATGATCGCGGTGGGCAACTCCAGCCTCAACGCGGCCCGCCGGACGCGTGAGCTCGACTCGCTCGACACCACCGGCCGGGTCGACGTGCTGGTGATCGGTGGCGGCGTCACCGGTGCTGGAGTGGCCCTCGACGCGGCTGCCCGCGGTCTGACCGTCGCGCTGGTCGAGAAGCACGACCTCGCCTTCGGTACCAGCCGCTGGAGCTCCAAGCTCGTTCACGGCGGCCTGCGGTATCTCGCCTCCGGTCAGGTGGGAATCGCCTACGAGAGCGCCGTCGAGCGCGGCATCCTGATGAAGACGACCGCTCCCCATCTCGTCCACCCGGTGCCGCAGGTCGCGCCCTGGTTCCCGCAGGCCCGTTTCGCTCAGGCCGCGATGCTGCGCGGCGCCTTCCTCGGTGGCGACGTCCTCCGCACCTTCGCCCGCACCAGCGACGACTATCTGCCGCACTCCCGCCGGGTCAGCTCTGCCGAGGTGCTGCGTTATGCCCCGACCGTGCGGCCCGATGGCCTGCGCGGCGGCTTCCTCACCTGGGACGGCCAGCTGTACGACGACGCGCGGCTGGTGGTCGCGATCGCGCGCACCGCCGCGTCGTACGGCGCTCGCGTGATCACGCACTGCGCGGCCGAGCAGGTGACCGGGCGCGGGGCGGTGCTGGTGGACCAGCTGTCCGGGCGGCGACTCGACCTGGATGCCGGCATCGTCATCAACGCGACCGGGATCTGGGCCGATCAGGTTGCCTCCGGCATCAAGCTCCGGCCGAGCCGGGGGACGCATCTGGTGCTGCCGCAATCGGCGTTCGGTGGGCTGTCGGCGGTGCTGACCGTGCCGGTGCCGGGGGAGCTGCGGCGGGTGGTGATGGCGATTCCGGCGCCTGACGGGCGGGTCTATGTCGGGCTGACCGATGAGGACGCGCCTGGCCCGGTCAGCGACGTGCCGCACGCGACCGAGGCGGAGATCGACTTCCTGCTGACCACGATCAGTGCGGCCGTGCGAGTGCCATTGACGCGGGACGATCTGCTCGGCAGCTACGCGGGGCTGCGGCCGCTGCTCGACACCGGGCACCACAAGGGGATCGGCAAGACGGCCGACATCTCCCGGCGGCATGCGGTGATCACCAGTCCTGACGGGGTGGTGACGATCGTGGGCGGGAAGCTGACGACGTACCGGCGAATGGCGCAGGACGCGCTCGACACCGCCCTGCAGCAGTCCTCGGCCCGCCAGTCGCTGACAGCGCGGCGACCGTGTCTGACGCACCGGATTCCGCTGGTGGGAGCGGCAGATCGGGTACACCTGGCGGCGGTGCGGGCACCGGGCCGCTTCGTCGACCGGTACGGCGTGGAGGCGACTCAGGTGATCGCGGTCGAGCCTGCGCTGCTGCAGCCGATCGCGCCGGGGTTGTCGACGACACATGCCGAGCTGCGGTTCGCCGTACGGCACGAAGGGGCGATGACGGAGGACGATCTGCTCGACCGGCGGACCCGGATCGGGTTGTCCGCGGTGGATCGGCTGCTGGCCCTGCCTGCCGCGCGCGAGGCCTTCGCCGCGGTGTGA
- a CDS encoding NAD-dependent epimerase/dehydratase family protein, whose translation MSGSERVMVFGAGGFLGGAICELLAERGIEHRGFTRSTGDPHRRFDLASAHCFALDTQLALYKPTVIVNAAAATQGDVLELTRGNVVAVQALLSAMNGHASNARFVQIGSAAEYGGAPRGTSQDEQAELRPGAAYGYTKLAGSELVLRAQRNGADAVVLRSFNITGPGSPPSTLFGRVLRQLGTTDTIELGSLEAWRDYVDVRDVAEAVVAVATAGGKLPSVLNVGSGKATLARDAVHRLVELSETATKIVEGQPHAGHAGSPADAVAWQQADTSLIGKHLGWSSKISLDQSLADTWTARPRE comes from the coding sequence GTGAGCGGATCAGAGCGAGTGATGGTGTTCGGCGCCGGCGGCTTCCTCGGCGGCGCGATCTGCGAGTTGCTCGCGGAGCGGGGGATCGAGCACCGCGGCTTCACCCGAAGTACGGGTGATCCGCATCGGCGGTTCGACCTGGCGAGCGCGCACTGCTTCGCGCTCGACACCCAGCTGGCCCTCTACAAGCCGACGGTGATCGTCAACGCGGCCGCCGCGACGCAGGGCGACGTGCTCGAGCTGACCAGGGGAAACGTCGTCGCGGTGCAGGCGTTGCTGTCCGCGATGAACGGGCACGCCAGCAACGCGCGCTTCGTCCAGATCGGGTCGGCAGCCGAGTACGGCGGAGCGCCGCGCGGGACGAGCCAGGACGAGCAGGCCGAGCTTCGCCCGGGGGCGGCGTACGGGTACACCAAGCTGGCCGGCTCCGAGCTCGTACTGCGCGCGCAGCGCAACGGCGCCGACGCGGTCGTGCTGCGCTCCTTCAACATCACCGGTCCGGGCTCACCGCCGAGCACCCTGTTCGGCCGCGTACTGCGGCAGCTCGGCACCACCGACACGATCGAGCTCGGGTCCCTGGAGGCCTGGCGCGACTATGTCGACGTGCGGGATGTCGCCGAGGCGGTGGTCGCCGTCGCGACGGCCGGTGGGAAGCTGCCGTCGGTGCTCAACGTGGGCTCCGGCAAAGCGACACTGGCCCGGGACGCCGTCCACAGGCTGGTCGAGCTGAGCGAGACGGCCACGAAGATCGTCGAGGGTCAGCCGCACGCCGGCCATGCGGGCTCGCCCGCCGACGCGGTCGCCTGGCAACAGGCCGACACCTCCCTCATCGGCAAACACCTCGGCTGGTCCAGCAAGATCTCCCTCGATCAGTCCCTCGCCGATACCTGGACCGCCCGCCCCAGAGAATGA
- a CDS encoding FAD-binding oxidoreductase: MTESDLAVVKLTPGRWGDPAQVVEVPAAALEALKHLGVRRPPAPVSPVPRAGAGDDTIALLEKVLGAEYVKTDLETRWAHTRGYSTPDLLRHRAGDTTDMPAAVVYPGSHDDVQALLAACSEQRIAVVPFAGGTSVVGGLAPQDTQFVAVDLSRLDRLVAVDEVSRTATIEAGVRGTAAEALLAEHGYTLGHFPQSYEGASIGGYAATRSSGQSSAGYGRFDQMVVGLTLATPRGTIELGHAPMSAAGPDLRQLVLGSEGALGIITSVVLRIRPRPTERSFEGWRFESFDQGLAAIRRLAQDGPLPTVLRLSDEAETAINLADPDVLGGGSGGVLAIVGFEGPRTAVRRAEVAEVLTAAGGEPVGEGPGETWRQGRYRAPYLRDPLLDEGALVETLETAGFWSALPALKARVTEALVSSLSGQGTPPIVLCHVSHVYETGASLYFTVVSAQTDEPVTQWRKAKAAAGQAIAAAGGTITHHHAVGTDHREAYVAEVGPLAIEALQAVKQVLDPNGILNPGILLPPRLNATR; this comes from the coding sequence ATGACCGAGTCCGACCTTGCGGTGGTCAAGCTCACGCCCGGCCGCTGGGGCGACCCGGCCCAGGTGGTCGAGGTGCCGGCCGCCGCGTTGGAGGCGCTCAAACACCTCGGCGTACGCCGCCCGCCGGCTCCTGTGTCTCCGGTGCCGAGGGCCGGCGCCGGCGACGACACCATCGCGCTGCTGGAGAAGGTGCTCGGCGCGGAGTACGTGAAGACGGATCTGGAGACCCGCTGGGCCCACACTCGCGGCTACTCGACTCCTGATCTCCTGCGCCACCGCGCGGGCGACACCACCGACATGCCTGCCGCGGTCGTCTACCCCGGCTCCCACGACGACGTACAGGCTCTGCTGGCCGCGTGCTCCGAGCAGCGCATCGCCGTAGTCCCGTTCGCCGGTGGCACCTCGGTGGTCGGCGGGCTGGCGCCACAGGACACTCAGTTCGTGGCGGTCGATTTGAGCCGGCTCGATCGCCTGGTTGCGGTCGACGAGGTCTCCAGGACGGCGACGATCGAGGCGGGCGTCCGCGGTACCGCTGCCGAGGCTCTGCTGGCCGAGCACGGCTACACGCTCGGGCACTTTCCGCAGTCCTACGAGGGCGCGAGCATCGGCGGCTATGCGGCGACCCGGTCGAGCGGGCAGTCCTCCGCGGGGTACGGACGCTTCGACCAGATGGTCGTCGGCCTCACGCTCGCGACCCCGCGCGGCACCATCGAGCTCGGCCACGCCCCGATGTCGGCAGCAGGTCCGGATCTCCGCCAGCTCGTGCTCGGTTCCGAAGGCGCTCTCGGCATCATCACCAGCGTCGTCCTGCGGATCCGCCCACGTCCCACCGAGCGGTCCTTCGAGGGCTGGCGCTTCGAGTCGTTCGACCAGGGCCTGGCCGCGATCCGCCGGCTCGCGCAGGACGGGCCGTTGCCGACCGTCCTGCGGCTGTCCGACGAAGCCGAGACCGCGATCAACCTGGCCGATCCTGATGTCCTCGGTGGTGGCTCCGGCGGAGTGCTGGCGATCGTCGGCTTCGAAGGCCCCCGTACTGCGGTACGCCGCGCCGAGGTGGCCGAGGTCCTGACAGCGGCCGGCGGCGAGCCGGTCGGAGAAGGCCCCGGCGAGACGTGGCGCCAAGGCCGGTACCGCGCTCCGTACCTCCGCGATCCCCTGCTCGACGAAGGCGCGCTGGTGGAGACCCTCGAGACGGCCGGCTTCTGGTCGGCACTACCTGCTCTGAAGGCCCGCGTCACCGAGGCGCTGGTCAGCTCACTGTCCGGTCAGGGCACACCGCCGATCGTGCTCTGCCACGTCTCGCACGTCTACGAGACCGGCGCCTCGCTCTACTTCACCGTCGTCTCCGCCCAGACGGACGAGCCGGTCACCCAATGGCGCAAGGCGAAAGCCGCGGCCGGTCAGGCGATCGCCGCGGCGGGCGGCACCATCACCCACCACCACGCGGTGGGCACCGACCACCGCGAGGCCTACGTGGCCGAGGTCGGCCCACTCGCCATCGAGGCACTGCAGGCGGTCAAGCAGGTGCTCGACCCGAACGGCATCCTCAACCCCGGCATCCTTCTTCCGCCGAGGCTCAACGCAACGCGATGA
- a CDS encoding G5 domain-containing protein yields the protein MTPPPKRVPRVVTKNLVVTRAIPFKKKNVKDPELPQGEVVVTTVGVKGTKKLTYAVTYTDGRETRRRLVRQQITVRAVTQVTSIGTLEEESEPAGGCDPNYGGGCVPIASDVDCSSGSGNGPAYVTGPVQVIGSDVYDLDRDNDGLGCEDG from the coding sequence GTGACGCCGCCGCCGAAGCGCGTTCCGCGGGTGGTGACGAAGAATCTGGTGGTGACCCGGGCGATCCCGTTCAAGAAGAAGAACGTGAAGGACCCGGAGTTGCCACAAGGTGAGGTTGTCGTCACCACGGTTGGGGTCAAGGGCACCAAGAAGCTGACCTACGCGGTCACCTACACCGACGGCAGGGAGACCAGGCGCCGCTTGGTGCGCCAGCAGATCACCGTGCGGGCCGTCACCCAGGTCACGTCGATCGGGACCCTGGAGGAGGAGTCCGAGCCGGCCGGCGGCTGCGATCCGAACTACGGCGGGGGCTGCGTCCCGATCGCCAGCGATGTCGACTGTTCGAGCGGCAGTGGCAACGGACCGGCCTATGTCACCGGTCCGGTCCAGGTGATCGGCTCGGATGTCTACGACCTGGACCGCGACAACGACGGTCTCGGTTGCGAGGACGGCTGA